One genomic window of Maribacter aquivivus includes the following:
- a CDS encoding class I SAM-dependent methyltransferase, with protein sequence MNSEQLISKNIEVFYNKASEETRLEKGMGVFEFERIKWLIEKYLFTSPSKIIDVGGGTGKYAEWLAKKGHEVHLVEPVAKHLQLAENRAKKLKNKFSVHLGESRKLDFKNNYADLILLHGPLYHLQKKEDRELTIKEAQRVLKNGGIILGFAINYTASTLVGLLNGLIHKSSFFEMCKNELTTGIHNPPK encoded by the coding sequence GTGAACAGTGAACAGTTAATATCAAAAAATATAGAGGTGTTCTATAACAAAGCATCTGAAGAAACCAGACTTGAAAAAGGCATGGGTGTATTTGAATTCGAGAGAATTAAATGGCTCATAGAGAAATACCTTTTTACATCACCTTCAAAGATTATAGATGTTGGCGGCGGTACAGGTAAGTATGCTGAATGGCTTGCCAAAAAAGGTCATGAAGTTCATTTAGTAGAACCCGTTGCTAAACATTTACAACTAGCAGAAAATAGGGCTAAGAAATTAAAGAACAAGTTCTCGGTTCATTTAGGTGAATCTAGAAAATTAGACTTCAAAAATAATTATGCAGATCTAATACTACTTCATGGACCTCTTTATCATCTTCAGAAAAAAGAAGATCGAGAATTAACCATTAAAGAAGCTCAACGTGTTTTAAAAAATGGCGGTATCATTTTAGGGTTCGCTATCAATTATACGGCATCAACTTTAGTTGGGCTCTTAAATGGTCTAATACATAAAAGTTCTTTCTTTGAAATGTGTAAGAATGAATTGACTACTGGAATACACAATCCGCCAAAATGA